One genomic segment of Erysipelotrichaceae bacterium 66202529 includes these proteins:
- a CDS encoding PTS lactose/cellobiose transporter subunit IIA: MDKATELAFQLISLAGDAKSMAFEALADARKKDFASAENKIKQCDEKIKEAHKVQYELLSRECSGTCDVTINFMMVHAQDHVMTTILAKDIVEEQILLRKELCDL, encoded by the coding sequence ATGGATAAGGCTACTGAACTGGCATTTCAACTTATATCACTTGCCGGTGATGCAAAGAGTATGGCATTTGAGGCACTGGCGGATGCCAGAAAAAAAGATTTTGCTTCGGCTGAGAATAAAATCAAGCAGTGTGATGAGAAAATAAAGGAAGCACATAAGGTACAATACGAGCTGTTGAGCAGAGAATGCTCGGGTACCTGCGATGTGACTATCAATTTTATGATGGTACATGCACAGGACCATGTGATGACGACGATTCTTGCAAAGGATATTGTTGAGGAGCAGATATTGTTGAGAAAGGAGTTGTGTGATTTATGA
- a CDS encoding haloacid dehalogenase-like hydrolase gives MKRLLDCDTSDLKKMNKEERLAAIEASEGRLLIQELSLFQQTQLLEPLSDAEIACAFGADMLLLNAFDCNAPQIPGIECEAEEVIRKLSAYTGRFIGVNLEPVGNSSLLSERSALPAGRMATVENAEKVKKLGFDYIVLTGNPGTGVDNTAIIKALQEMRAVVGDDLILMAGKMHAAGSKTEAGCNIINKEQIHAFISAGADVILLPAPGTVPGITFEFISEMIAYVHSLGKLTLTAIGTSQEGASAATIEQIALMCKMAGTDLHHIGDAAIGGMDPENLMTYSIAIRGKRHTYIRMARSINR, from the coding sequence ATGAAACGGCTGTTGGACTGCGATACATCGGATTTAAAGAAAATGAATAAGGAGGAACGACTTGCCGCGATAGAAGCAAGTGAAGGAAGACTTCTGATACAGGAGCTTTCTCTGTTTCAACAGACACAGCTTCTGGAGCCATTGAGTGATGCAGAAATCGCCTGTGCGTTCGGAGCGGATATGCTGCTGTTAAATGCATTTGATTGCAATGCTCCGCAAATTCCAGGCATCGAATGTGAGGCAGAGGAGGTAATACGTAAACTGAGCGCATATACCGGCAGATTCATCGGCGTGAATCTGGAGCCAGTAGGAAATTCTTCGCTGCTGAGTGAACGCTCTGCTTTACCTGCAGGCCGTATGGCTACTGTGGAAAATGCAGAAAAGGTAAAGAAGCTTGGCTTTGATTACATCGTGTTGACGGGAAATCCGGGAACCGGCGTGGACAATACGGCAATTATAAAGGCATTACAGGAAATGCGTGCAGTTGTGGGTGATGATTTGATCCTAATGGCAGGGAAAATGCATGCGGCAGGTTCCAAAACAGAGGCCGGCTGCAATATCATCAATAAAGAACAGATTCATGCATTTATTTCTGCAGGGGCTGATGTGATTTTGCTTCCTGCTCCAGGAACTGTGCCGGGCATCACATTTGAATTTATTAGTGAAATGATCGCTTATGTGCACAGTCTTGGAAAGCTGACACTGACCGCTATCGGCACATCACAGGAGGGAGCTTCCGCCGCCACAATAGAACAGATTGCTTTGATGTGCAAGATGGCAGGCACTGACCTGCATCATATCGGTGATGCGGCAATCGGCGGTATGGATCCGGAAAATCTTATGACCTACAGTATCGCAATACGCGGCAAGCGTCATACCTATATCAGAATGGCACGCTCCATTAACCGCTGA
- a CDS encoding DUF2179 domain-containing protein: MQNHNRKDQLIEIISIIMGNLIIAAGVTFFILPLDILSGGVAGIAVALQPIFNLSPRLVINGLTIGLYLLGAIFLGKRFALKTIVSTVVYPLFISGLGMLWPDVQVTSNPLLASIYAGVCTGIGIGLVYRVGGSTGGMDIPPLIINKYTKIALPTLVMCIDGATVLLGASVYGVEAAMIGLVSVWVCGQLIDKVITMGSHEAKNVMIISDKFEEMMQVIYQNINRGATILHAEGGYTRTSKPVIMMVVVKKQFSELNHIIAEVDPEAFVIVSDVNEVQGEGFTYQEQL, translated from the coding sequence ATGCAGAATCACAACAGAAAAGACCAGCTGATTGAAATCATCAGTATCATCATGGGGAATCTCATCATTGCGGCAGGGGTAACCTTCTTTATTCTTCCCCTGGATATATTATCCGGAGGGGTCGCAGGTATCGCCGTTGCCCTGCAGCCGATTTTCAACCTGTCCCCGCGTCTGGTCATCAACGGACTCACCATTGGTCTGTATCTATTGGGCGCTATATTTCTTGGAAAACGCTTTGCATTAAAAACCATCGTTTCCACCGTTGTATATCCACTGTTTATCTCCGGATTGGGGATGCTGTGGCCGGATGTTCAGGTGACAAGCAATCCGCTGCTCGCCTCCATCTACGCAGGGGTCTGTACAGGAATCGGAATCGGTCTGGTGTACCGTGTGGGAGGAAGTACGGGAGGTATGGATATTCCACCGCTGATCATTAACAAATATACGAAGATTGCACTGCCTACCCTGGTAATGTGCATCGACGGGGCCACTGTTCTGTTAGGGGCAAGTGTCTATGGCGTAGAAGCCGCAATGATCGGGCTTGTCTCCGTTTGGGTATGCGGTCAGCTGATTGACAAGGTTATTACCATGGGATCACATGAGGCGAAAAATGTTATGATCATTTCTGATAAATTTGAGGAAATGATGCAGGTGATCTATCAGAATATCAATCGCGGCGCAACCATATTACATGCGGAGGGCGGCTATACGAGAACAAGTAAGCCGGTCATCATGATGGTGGTTGTCAAAAAGCAGTTTTCAGAGCTGAATCACATCATTGCGGAGGTCGATCCAGAAGCCTTTGTCATCGTTAGTGATGTCAATGAGGTACAGGGAGAGGGCTTTACGTATCAGGAACAGCTGTAA
- the ftsE gene encoding cell division ATP-binding protein FtsE yields MILLKDVSKSYRNGVHALRDINLEIDEGEFVYIIGPTGCGKSTLIKLLDGEELPDQGEVYVAETNVGKLRHSRVPFYRRNIGVVFQDFRLLPKMTVFENIAFALEVLALDKVTIRRRVREILELVSLQDKAKSFPDQLSGGQQQRATIARAIANHPKVLIADEPTGNLDPEKSIEIIELLDKINKVEGTTIVMVTHDSTLVNAYKKRTIALEDGFIVADIAKGGYIHHD; encoded by the coding sequence ATGATCCTCTTAAAAGATGTATCCAAATCATATAGGAATGGGGTTCACGCACTGCGTGATATCAATCTTGAAATAGATGAAGGTGAATTTGTTTATATTATCGGGCCAACCGGATGTGGAAAGTCCACATTGATTAAACTGCTGGATGGAGAGGAGCTGCCGGATCAGGGAGAGGTGTATGTAGCGGAAACAAATGTCGGAAAGCTGCGTCATTCGCGTGTTCCTTTTTACCGCCGCAATATCGGTGTGGTTTTCCAGGATTTCCGTCTGCTTCCCAAAATGACGGTGTTTGAAAATATCGCCTTTGCTTTGGAGGTATTGGCATTGGACAAGGTAACGATACGACGGCGCGTGCGTGAGATTTTAGAGCTTGTATCACTGCAGGATAAGGCAAAATCCTTTCCGGATCAGTTATCCGGTGGTCAGCAGCAAAGAGCAACCATCGCCCGGGCAATCGCCAATCATCCAAAGGTACTGATTGCGGATGAGCCGACCGGAAATCTGGATCCTGAAAAATCCATTGAAATCATAGAACTGCTGGATAAGATCAACAAGGTGGAGGGAACGACCATCGTTATGGTTACACATGACTCCACACTGGTCAATGCATATAAAAAACGCACGATAGCGCTGGAAGACGGCTTTATCGTTGCGGATATCGCGAAAGGCGGATACATACATCATGATTAG
- a CDS encoding FtsX-like permease family protein — MISFIQSLPKHFMTALRNLARHMAMTLSSASAVAVTLTLMTLFLVLAANMNSFANNVETNLKIHASIDSLQKENEIQRMETLIKGITGVKSVEFSSKEEELNILIEESGSVFERYKDRNPMPNVFIVEVEKASDIPSITKTLNNMDGIEKAQYGGESIKDMIDTFETIRYGGAVFVLALGVLAVFLITNTIKMTIYTRQTEISIMRNVGAGNWYIKTPFMFEGMLIGIIGALLPVILTVFGYGFLYDFFGGQFMSSMFVMQKPYPFTLQIAGILLLSGAAVGIIGSFLAATKYLRWRR; from the coding sequence ATGATTAGTTTTATACAAAGTCTCCCCAAGCACTTTATGACGGCATTGCGCAATCTTGCCCGTCATATGGCGATGACATTGTCCAGTGCATCCGCTGTTGCGGTAACGCTGACACTCATGACATTGTTTCTTGTGCTTGCGGCCAATATGAACAGCTTTGCGAACAATGTGGAAACAAATCTGAAAATTCATGCGTCGATTGATTCTCTGCAGAAGGAGAACGAAATCCAGCGTATGGAAACACTGATTAAGGGAATCACCGGAGTGAAATCGGTGGAATTTTCCAGCAAAGAGGAAGAATTAAACATTCTGATAGAGGAAAGCGGCTCCGTATTTGAACGCTACAAAGACCGCAATCCCATGCCGAATGTATTCATTGTGGAAGTGGAAAAGGCATCGGATATTCCCAGTATCACAAAGACATTAAACAATATGGATGGAATTGAAAAAGCGCAATACGGCGGGGAAAGCATAAAGGACATGATCGATACCTTTGAGACGATACGCTATGGCGGCGCCGTCTTTGTTCTGGCTTTGGGAGTGCTTGCGGTATTCCTTATTACAAATACCATCAAAATGACGATTTATACAAGACAGACAGAAATATCCATCATGCGAAATGTAGGAGCGGGTAACTGGTATATCAAAACTCCGTTTATGTTTGAAGGCATGCTGATCGGTATCATAGGGGCATTGCTTCCTGTGATTCTTACAGTTTTCGGTTATGGCTTCCTGTATGACTTCTTTGGCGGTCAGTTTATGAGCAGCATGTTTGTTATGCAGAAGCCGTATCCGTTTACCCTGCAGATAGCGGGAATTCTGTTGCTGAGCGGAGCGGCTGTCGGCATTATCGGAAGCTTTCTTGCGGCGACAAAATATTTGAGGTGGCGACGATGA
- a CDS encoding peptidoglycan DD-metalloendopeptidase family protein, whose product MKYKKLGIMTCMAAALLFLMPPQHNSVLYTANFEGNEEAWLNKCSVAQETEAAAQQCAAFKEYYAGLSSSLEGEVSSLNKKIASIQSNIEEITSVMKQLQSVIDQLDKKIKINEANIRTIEGQIVKLNGEIKKKQKDIDQRNKIITDRMLDEQAVTGTNVDVEVIMGSKDLVDMIRKVDGLQRITDSDQIEIKKLQKDKAELDHQKSEKNRLKADIEAKKAENEKDKKETENVQKQKKELLKEYRKQEAELNEKMRSTQVNIESIQNNMININTSVAGKLDFSGNGALMMPVRGGSVSAGTWYYPGGGVHLGLDMAAPIGTQIVAPADGIILYANNPVPTNGGYLGNWSGYPAGGGNSIHMLTQAGGTTYAISFFHMSNEGFAVSAGTQVKKGQLLGLTGNSGNTSGPHCHIEVINLGNMSISSAISQFRSSADFAWGCGWGNGALSRTCGASGAPCREKPENIFG is encoded by the coding sequence ATGAAATATAAAAAATTAGGTATTATGACCTGTATGGCTGCGGCATTGCTGTTTCTTATGCCGCCTCAGCACAATTCCGTGCTGTATACGGCTAACTTCGAAGGCAATGAGGAAGCCTGGCTGAATAAATGCAGTGTTGCACAGGAAACAGAGGCGGCTGCACAGCAGTGTGCGGCCTTTAAGGAATATTATGCGGGACTTAGCAGCTCGCTGGAAGGAGAGGTATCCTCTCTGAATAAGAAGATTGCTTCTATTCAAAGCAATATCGAAGAAATCACATCAGTTATGAAGCAGCTGCAGTCTGTTATTGATCAGCTGGATAAAAAAATCAAAATCAATGAAGCAAATATCCGTACCATAGAAGGACAGATTGTTAAGCTGAATGGAGAAATCAAAAAGAAACAGAAGGACATCGATCAGCGTAATAAAATTATCACCGACCGCATGCTGGATGAGCAGGCCGTAACAGGCACCAACGTCGATGTGGAGGTTATCATGGGGTCTAAGGATCTCGTCGATATGATTCGCAAGGTGGATGGACTTCAAAGGATTACTGACAGCGATCAGATAGAAATCAAGAAGCTGCAGAAGGATAAGGCGGAGCTAGATCATCAGAAAAGTGAAAAGAACCGTCTGAAAGCTGATATTGAAGCGAAAAAGGCAGAAAATGAAAAGGATAAAAAAGAAACAGAAAATGTACAGAAGCAGAAAAAGGAGCTGTTGAAGGAATATCGCAAGCAGGAGGCTGAGCTGAATGAAAAAATGCGTTCCACACAGGTGAATATTGAAAGCATTCAGAACAATATGATCAATATCAATACCTCGGTTGCGGGAAAACTGGATTTCAGCGGCAATGGGGCGCTGATGATGCCGGTTCGCGGAGGCAGTGTGTCTGCCGGTACCTGGTATTATCCTGGCGGCGGTGTTCACCTCGGTTTGGATATGGCGGCTCCCATTGGTACGCAAATCGTAGCACCTGCGGACGGAATCATTTTGTATGCCAATAATCCGGTACCAACAAACGGAGGCTATCTGGGAAACTGGAGCGGTTATCCGGCTGGTGGCGGAAACAGCATCCATATGCTGACGCAGGCTGGAGGAACTACCTATGCTATCAGCTTCTTCCATATGTCAAATGAGGGCTTTGCGGTATCTGCCGGTACCCAGGTGAAAAAGGGACAGCTTCTGGGACTGACCGGAAACAGCGGGAATACATCCGGGCCGCACTGTCATATCGAAGTAATCAATCTTGGAAATATGAGTATTTCCTCTGCTATATCTCAGTTTCGCTCCTCTGCCGACTTTGCATGGGGCTGCGGCTGGGGAAATGGCGCATTAAGCAGAACCTGCGGTGCAAGCGGTGCTCCATGCCGTGAAAAGCCGGAAAATATCTTCGGGTAA